The nucleotide sequence ataaatgcatttattttatatatttatgtaacacaccgacatatgtatgtagcatgagtatgttgttacagtgatgttgttttttaaagatcaaatcagctaatatttgaggattagtgttcgcttaccattatttgcctcaacttatttcaggctagggtttctgttgcctttttatgttacctcatgttcattgttttcactaatcgcatggtaactaatgtcatatttatgacttttcagatagtacagagacaggctggtgacaggtgatttccagctcgcaccgcacaatgggtcaatgaactagtcctattaactattagcagcagttacgtaaatgtaaaatttagtgaaatgaagcttattgtttacaattctatatgtagtaacataattatttatgtattataaatattacatatctaatgtataattcttacaatacttattcatatacacaatatattcagctttaaaacaacttaagcatactcgtatataaactgccgttcaaaagtaatgaggctgaaaattcagcttggcatcacaggagtaaattacattttaaaatacattaaaatagaaaacagttattttaaattgtaataacatattacgatattacttttttttgtatttttattcaaataaatgcaataactatttacagcaattcatgaatacatttctaataaattaaatagcatgccaagcaatttgtatgtgtcctttctttcatgttgtcgttgcatagtcttcaccatggtttgctgtgctgcatgtggatgctccaatcgctcagagaaaggtgtgcgaatgtatggcttccccactgacatggagaggagaaaaaaatggttggctcaagtcagcaggagcaatctaaatataaataaaaattacaacaacaaaaaaatgtgtgaggcatttgcaaagattttacaattaatagggtgttcgttactaactttatccagctccaatccttgcctaatctgttagttatccgataacatcccttaattcctaatttaatgagtaatactcaacagggtttccgttgtccggtaattaccggacattgaccggtaaaaaaattaaatgtccgacaaaattaaatctctccggtcaaattgtccgattaaaattgcctaataatcccgtccccctaacacaatctgaatttgagaataagcctaaaatgtataaagcaaaaatacaccgatcttttgctatgttataaaggaacaggctctatcgtttgaaagttatgaaacaacatcgcatgctgcatttcaaataaagcgcacgcctaaaacggctgcaatatagacctaaacaacgaacgattgagtgagacgtttcaaatatggccaggcccaggcagactagctttaaaagcttttttcagaggccagacgatggtgaatcaggaacatctcattatagatagatcagtgcttctaatccgcgcattcgtgcagttttttttctctatcatcaaaactgattagcctatgttcatcagtgcatggttacagtctatatcaagcagggacacgtttgtgtgcattttattttgtgatttcaccggaattaatagagagtctccgcaacggcgatagattgaaacgcgcgtcctagtgaagattgcgcaactcacgcagcgcgtcgtccatgcaactgatagcagcggacacgagcgctcagcttgatttcaaaaacaacagattttagcgctagatctcttatttaataacggactaaatgaatgatctgctagttaactggagatgttttatttatttgtattaggtacatccgtgcctcaatgtttcaaaaagtgaatgtgtgtgaaaccacagtaaaaaacaattgccgttgattgacgccaatcggacgttcatgtattttttttcgtctatttgaaagttaagctaataataatatgttgcattctatacggcctgattatgtcattttttaagttacatagactgcctccagttttcctcaacttgactaattaagaggcgatacatttgaccggcatatcatcaaaatgtccgtaaaacgaaacctctgtgaccggcaccattttttttctagcggaaactctgatactcaactataaggttttaatttacaagtaatttttatttagatgtactgataatatacagaataagataatattactctttaaacgtctcaccttttaaaagtgcgtcgcaaactgTTTGTTCTGCTTCATCGCTACGGCgctgcatgtgtttgctgctacttccgggaactattgagaggctccacgagccgccattgctgtaaaaaaataacgttccattggagtcaatggagttgtcgcaactctctctctatatggctctgggtcCATGGTAAAAACTATTTAAAGATACTTTCTAGGCCTATAACATAAAGATAAGAACAACAATGGTTTTCCATTTCATATAGCATGCATGTTTATGGTATTTGTAGTCCTTACCTGGCAACACGTTAacaacacgttttttttttttttttaactcagcagctgcaaaattcacatttgatgtatgactgtgtgtagttTGTGTTATAAAACAAAATGCCCTTCACTTGAAGtgtcttcaagtaatgtttaccacagaccttattttacatatacattcaaaagtgccattataaaaacccataggaaaatgcGAATTCTCTTCCAGGTTTTGGGACTACAATCTGACCAGCTCTATTGCAGTGAGCACGTGAAGGGTTCCTAAGATTGAGAAGACTAATGTATTTGGGTACACTTTACCTGTTAAACTTTCTCACCTTTTTTTGAGCACTTTATCTTGAAAAGGTAAATATAAATGATGTGTGAATGTCTCCCTTTGCTTCCATTGCCCCCCTTATGCCTATGTAATTTTCTAGAGTAGAATTTTATTAGTCATTTTGACCTGCAGTGGCTGTTCTGACTCATGCACAAGGCTAGATCAGACGTGTGaagattttatttaataatttacaatTCTAAAAATTTAAACGAGTGAGTGATTTAACCAGAACAAAAACGGAAGGGGGACAAAGCCTGGACATAGAAAATCAAACacgactacatttcccatgatccacCGCGGAGGTGAAAGTGGGCGTTGCGTACAGACTGCGCGGGCTTCGTTCGAAAGAAAATGGCGGAGCTTCAGAATGATAGAGTAGAACGGTAAGTGTTTCTTTCTTTACAACAAGCTTTATGTATATATGCACAATAAATGCTCTACTTTCACAACTGATTATACTTCTATAATGAATTATAAGTGAAAGAGAGCGGTTACAATCATAAAATACCGCCGAAAACAGCCACTGAACGTGGCAacaagcaatattttgaaactaTCTTTGTGTTATTGAAATATAAAACTATAACAACTTAAATACAGCTAATACATACCAATGTATACAATTGCCGTTTGATGTTTTTGACAGGTGTGATGTCAGCGCCGCCCACACTGAGGTAAATATGTTTTCTGTGCTTTGTTTACATTTGCATGTAATTATGTAGCAGacgcttttttcttcttcttcttcttcttcattatccaaagcgacttcaaATCGTATACATTGATGCATCTTGTGTTTTGAGCTTCCCACATCACTAGGCcttgaaattaattatttttaatgtaattatgcATATGATTCAACTAACCCATCTTTGACTTTGTCTCACTGTCTTTAAGGTTTTCATAGTTAAGCATGGTCATCACTGTATTTCATCTGTTTCTTTCTGGCGGTTAGGTGTCAGAAGATTCTCACGGGATCAAGCGGCCACATGATAGTAATCACATCTCAGGTCCTCCTCTGAAGTCTCCCTGCACATCACCTGCTCCTGCAGTGATCCAAACATTAGGGGAGGAGGAGCGGCCGAAGGACTCCAAGATGAGCTCTGTTGAGGACGGTATTAGAGAAACAATGAGCATGAATTTCACTGCTCCAGAGCAAAGTCCTCGCTCACGGAGGAAATCATGGAGGAGATCGTCCAGAGGCAGGAGGTCCCTCCCAGCCTTCCACAGTAATTCACAGCGTGAGTGCCAAAACACTGTTCTCACTTGAGCTTTGCAAAAATTATATAGCCATGATATTATCACAAGTTTTTTCTTTTGTATGTGTTTTAGCCCTATGTGAAACCATCAGTCTGTCTTTACCTGACAACGAGAGACTGGAAAAGCTTTTCAAAGCTGCAATGCAGGTAAATGACGCTTGTTTTGATCCAGTTTAAATTCTGCCAGTCTGATCACAAATCGCTTTCTCGCCGCCTTGTTTCAACAGcttatttttcctttttgtgtaCATAGAGGACAGTGAAGAGGGTCAAAAGCAGTTTATACACTATTCCTGGTGTTGATATGGAGTCGCTTCAGACTCAAGGTTAGTGTTTCATAATTTACCTTAAAAAGTGCAACATGTTTTGATATTAATTAGTtaatagaggtagaccgatacattggttttactgattaatcgatgccgataattgttttttttttttggggatttaccggttattggcaaaaaccttttttagtttaagtttattttttattattattatttgcagtatctaaatattttctcatttacaatatctatatttttatcctcacttcaatgcatattttgcgATTTTGATAAGATAATTAAGTGTTCAAAATTGAAGCGAGGGCTTGCGAGGCTGAATGAAAACGTGGCCCGATGGCACATGCATCGTGTTTCAAacctttttcctcattaaacctgGTGAAATATACAGAAAACCCTTCATCTGTTGAGTATATGGGctataaacatttgaaatgggtaaatacttcaaaataaagtctctgtcatttcaaaataagagtccctggtgtgttttagGCTTGTTTAAAGTCCCACATTCTGagccaaaactttaatttatttttctggttattatttggattttggtTGCGCAATAAACAgtttctgggattttattcattttggactcttctAGCCTCAGTGTCTGTGCCCGTCAAAGACTtaggaagtttttttttaattctataaaTGGATTTAAAATccattaatcggttatctgccttttccatcaGCAAAAGCCACTATAGATCGTTCTCTACTAGTTAACGGAGCATTTACttttaactacattttaaaaagtgtataCATTTTCCCTCTTATCCCTGTTTAttatgcagagtcaactataaaTATGTAATTCGTAGGTGGATTTCCCCAAACAGTGGCTCTGTGGGTCAATCAAAACATCTAGCTCTTTGTCCGACCAAATCGCAGATGGGGGTCATAATTTCCTTTTAGTGCGGAAATTATACACAGCACCTTTGTCTTGAAAATAAAAGAGTTTGCCTTAAACATCAAAACATTTACAAGCTgaaatgtgtatgtgttttttatgTGAGGTTAATGAACATTCGTCTCTTGCAGTTGAGACTTTGCAAGAAGAATGGGACAGTCTGGCCAAAGAGATCAGCAGAGAAACTCAGAATTCA is from Xyrauchen texanus isolate HMW12.3.18 chromosome 8, RBS_HiC_50CHRs, whole genome shotgun sequence and encodes:
- the LOC127648419 gene encoding kinetochore-associated protein DSN1 homolog; translation: MAELQNDRVERCDVSAAHTEVSEDSHGIKRPHDSNHISGPPLKSPCTSPAPAVIQTLGEEERPKDSKMSSVEDGIRETMSMNFTAPEQSPRSRRKSWRRSSRGRRSLPAFHSNSQPLCETISLSLPDNERLEKLFKAAMQRTVKRVKSSLYTIPGVDMESLQTQVETLQEEWDSLAKEISRETQNSLPSVESEPLVKGTTARIQEDIDRLQAESMSWESLLNKHRTKADELDKCVERGEEKGVPLDPSCFAKSSQSQLILNKPDYKSVLIKQQKLLRNMELVMDSQCCIMRELLSFHEKSQLLVKETSARLACRAGFQNLPSSPVRQLMKGPVSNVSS